From a single Brassica rapa cultivar Chiifu-401-42 chromosome A01, CAAS_Brap_v3.01, whole genome shotgun sequence genomic region:
- the LOC103860235 gene encoding probable tRNA N6-adenosine threonylcarbamoyltransferase: protein MKRKIAIGFEGSANKIGVGIVTSDGTILANPRHTYITPPGHGFLPRETAHHHLDHVLPLVKSALETSQLTPEDIDCICYTKGPGMGAPLQVSAIVVRVLSQLWKKPIVGVNHCVAHIEMGRVVTGADDPVVLYVSGGNTQVIAYSEGRYRIFGETIDIAVGNCLDRFARVLNLSNDPSPGYNIEQLAKKGNNFIDLPYAVKGMDVSFSGILSYIETTAEEKLKNNECTPADLCYSLQETLFAMLVEITERAMAHCDKKDVLIVGGVGCNERLQDMMRTMCSERDGRLFATDDRYCIDNGAMIAYTGLLEFVNGIETPLEETTFTQRFRTDEVHAVWREKEVMVRGDKNVAATE from the exons ATGAAGAGAAAGATAGCTATAGGTTTCGAAGGTTCAGCCAACAAGATCGGTGTCGGAATCGTGACGTCAGACGGCACAATCCTAGCCAACCCTCGCCACACGTACATAACCCCACCCGGTCACGGTTTCCTCCCTAGAGAGACAGCGCATCACCACCTCGACCACGTTCTTCCTCTAGTCAAATCAGCTCTCGAAACATCCCAACTCACCCCCGAAGATATCGACTGCATCTGCTACACCAAAGGCCCCGGGATGGGAGCGCCGTTGCAAGTCTCGGCCATTGTCGTTAGAGTGCTGTCGCAGCTCTGGAAGAAGCCTATCGTCGGTGTGAATCACTGCGTGGCTCATATCGAGATGGGGAGGGTTGTTACCGGTGCTGATGATCCTGTTGTGTTGTATGTGAGTGGTGGGAACACTCAGGTGATTGCTTATAGTGAAGGGAGGTATAGGATTTTTGGGGAGACTATTGATATTGCTGTTGGTAATTGCTTGGACCGGTTCGCTAGAGTTTTGAATTTGTCTAATGATCCGAGTCCTGGGTATAACATCGAGCAG cTTGCGAAGAAAGGAAACAACTTTATTGATCTCCCGTATGCTGTTAAGGGAATGGATGTATCATTCAGTGGGATATTGAGTTATATCGAAACTACTGCGGAGGAGAAGCTCAAGAACAACGAGTGCACACCTGCTGACTTGTGCTATTCTCTTCAA GAGACGTTGTTTGCGATGTTGGTTGAGATCACGGAACGTGCGATGGCTCATTGCGACAAGAAAGACGTTTTGATAGTTGGTGGTGTCGGGTGTAACGAGCGTTTGCAGGATATGATGAGGACTATGTGCTCTGAGCGTGACGGTAGGCTTTTTGCAACGGATGATCGTTACTGTATTGATAATGGAGCGATGATTGCTTACACGGGTCTACTTGAGTTTGTTAATGGTATTGAAACGCCGTTAGAAGAGACTACCTTTACGCAGCGGTTTCGCACGGACGAGGTTCATGCGGTGTGGCGAGAGAAGGAGGTTATGGTACGTGGAGATAAGAACGTTGCTGCTACTGAGTGA